In a single window of the Nitrospira sp. MA-1 genome:
- a CDS encoding carbonic anhydrase yields MQELFAGNRRFAADQLTSIEPDLAILKVHNVDKQEPFAAILACADSRIPVELVFDQTIGHIFVTRVAGNVVTPQIIASLEFGVAVLGFKVLLVVGHSGCGAVRAAMKPDTVPEQISVLYQYLLPNGTVWR; encoded by the coding sequence TTGCAGGAATTATTCGCAGGCAATCGGCGGTTCGCGGCAGATCAACTCACATCGATTGAGCCCGATCTGGCCATCTTGAAAGTGCATAACGTTGATAAACAAGAGCCATTTGCGGCCATACTTGCCTGTGCCGATTCTCGCATACCTGTGGAACTCGTCTTCGACCAGACGATCGGTCACATCTTCGTCACACGTGTTGCGGGGAATGTGGTGACACCGCAGATTATCGCCAGCCTGGAATTTGGAGTGGCTGTCCTAGGGTTCAAAGTTCTTCTTGTGGTTGGTCATAGTGGCTGCGGGGCAGTAAGAGCTGCGATGAAACCCGACACGGTACCAGAACAAATCAGCGTGTTGTATCAATATCTTCTGCCAAATGGGACAGTCTGGCGATAA
- a CDS encoding vitamin B12-dependent ribonucleotide reductase — protein MKIDRRFTKTGESPYQAIPFSTRSSEIRNPDGSAVFHQDNILAPEHWSQLAVDILAQKYFRKAGVPQFDDQGHPLLNEKGGPLLGGERDARQVFHRLAGCWTEWGKTHHYFDTPEDAETFKDELSYMLAWQMAAPNSPQWFNTGLHFAYGLSGPSQGHFYVDPNTHRVKQARNAYERPQVHACFIQSISDDLVNEGGIMDLWVREARLFKYGSGTGTNFSKLRADGESLSGGGRSSGLMSFLKIGDRAAGAIKSGGTTRRAAKMVCLDLDHPDIEEFIDWKVIEEQKVAAMVTGSKVCARHLNAILKACHVPRQDGTTQVDTNPRDNHSLREAIQAAREAAVPEPYIHRMFSYAQEGFTHFVFHEYDTNWDSKAYQTVSGQNSNNSIRIPNEFFETLQAGGDWKLTRRTDGAVCKTMPAKELWDRIAWAAWICADPGVQYDTTINEWHTCPQDGRINASNPCSEYMFLDDTACNLASINLGRFLTSEGQFDIDGFRHAVRLWTIVLEISVLMAGFPGRAIAEKSFAYRTLGLGYANLGSILMKIGIPYDSPQALAWSGAITSLMTGESYATSAEMAKELGHFNAYPRNAEAMLRVMRNHRRATYNASADEYEELTIPPMGIQPDQCPQPLLQAAQTSWDRALELGEQYGYRNAQATVIAPTGTIGLVMDCDTTGIEPDFALVKFKKLAGGGYFKIINQSLPPALRHLGYSSSQIQDIITYATGTRTLKQAPFINHDTLLAKGFDREVLERMEATLDGAFDIHFAFNKWTLTEEFCREKLGLTESQLQSPQLNILKILGFTQEEILAATDFCCGTMTVEGAPHLKPEHLPIFDCANRCGRIGQRFISPPAHIRMMAAAQPFISGAISKTINMPAEASVESVKEAYMLSWTSMVKAVALYRDGSKLSQPLNTVSEWGDLSASNEQIASVAKQAASRVLVRYLAKRRPLPTRRGGYTQKAIVGGHKIYLRTGEYEDGTLGEIFLDMHKEGAAFRSLMNCFAIAISLGFQHGVPLEEYVDAFVFTRFEPNGPVKLNDHIKMSTSIIDYIFRELAITYLDRHDLEQVAPEDLRVDALKKETDMPDEGEEGLVDPRSLSSTSISPEVFPSRKSVGNGVGKNGEHGKVARKVEMKRETLTITEVQEARQKGYEGDPCPECKQFKMVRNGTCLKCDNCGSTNGCS, from the coding sequence ATGAAAATTGACCGTCGATTCACAAAAACGGGTGAAAGCCCTTATCAGGCCATCCCATTCTCAACCCGATCCTCAGAAATCCGAAACCCGGATGGCTCAGCCGTGTTCCATCAAGACAATATTCTGGCCCCGGAACATTGGTCCCAACTGGCAGTGGACATTTTGGCCCAAAAATATTTTCGTAAAGCCGGGGTTCCCCAATTTGACGACCAGGGACATCCACTCCTCAATGAGAAAGGCGGCCCACTGCTGGGAGGGGAACGTGATGCCAGGCAAGTGTTCCATCGACTCGCCGGTTGTTGGACGGAATGGGGCAAAACTCATCACTACTTTGATACCCCGGAAGATGCCGAAACCTTTAAAGACGAACTGAGTTACATGTTGGCCTGGCAAATGGCCGCGCCCAACTCTCCCCAATGGTTTAACACCGGACTCCACTTTGCCTACGGCCTGTCTGGACCTTCACAAGGACATTTCTATGTTGACCCGAATACCCACCGGGTCAAACAGGCCCGCAACGCGTATGAGCGCCCTCAAGTCCATGCCTGCTTCATCCAATCGATTTCTGACGATTTGGTCAATGAAGGCGGGATTATGGATCTGTGGGTTCGGGAAGCTCGCCTGTTCAAATACGGGTCTGGAACCGGTACCAATTTCTCCAAGTTACGGGCCGATGGAGAATCCTTATCAGGAGGCGGTCGCTCGTCAGGACTCATGTCCTTTCTCAAAATCGGCGATCGGGCCGCCGGTGCCATTAAATCGGGAGGCACCACTCGCCGCGCCGCGAAAATGGTGTGTCTGGATTTGGATCATCCCGACATTGAAGAATTTATTGACTGGAAAGTCATAGAAGAACAAAAAGTCGCGGCCATGGTCACCGGATCGAAAGTCTGCGCACGTCATTTGAATGCCATTTTAAAGGCCTGTCACGTCCCACGTCAGGACGGGACCACGCAAGTCGATACCAATCCCCGGGATAACCATTCCTTACGTGAGGCAATCCAAGCCGCACGGGAAGCCGCCGTGCCGGAACCCTATATTCACCGGATGTTCAGCTATGCCCAGGAAGGGTTTACCCATTTCGTGTTCCATGAATATGACACCAATTGGGATAGCAAAGCCTATCAGACGGTCTCCGGGCAAAACTCGAATAATAGCATCCGAATTCCGAATGAATTTTTTGAGACCCTTCAGGCAGGCGGGGATTGGAAGTTGACCAGGCGCACCGACGGTGCGGTCTGCAAGACCATGCCGGCAAAAGAATTATGGGATCGAATCGCCTGGGCAGCCTGGATCTGCGCCGATCCCGGCGTGCAATACGACACAACCATTAACGAATGGCATACCTGTCCCCAGGATGGTCGGATTAATGCCTCGAATCCTTGCAGCGAATACATGTTTTTGGATGATACCGCGTGCAATCTGGCCTCCATCAATTTAGGGCGATTTCTGACATCGGAAGGACAGTTTGACATAGACGGATTTCGACATGCCGTCCGGTTGTGGACAATTGTCCTGGAAATTAGCGTGCTGATGGCAGGATTCCCGGGCCGCGCAATTGCTGAAAAAAGCTTTGCCTATAGAACGCTCGGCCTTGGCTATGCCAACTTGGGTTCCATTCTGATGAAAATTGGGATTCCCTACGATTCGCCGCAGGCCTTAGCCTGGAGCGGGGCCATTACGTCACTGATGACCGGGGAATCCTATGCCACATCCGCAGAAATGGCTAAAGAATTAGGTCACTTTAACGCCTATCCACGTAATGCCGAAGCCATGCTTCGAGTGATGAGAAATCATCGCCGAGCGACCTACAATGCCTCGGCGGATGAATATGAAGAGCTCACAATTCCCCCAATGGGCATTCAACCGGACCAATGTCCCCAACCCCTCTTACAAGCCGCGCAAACATCCTGGGACCGGGCATTGGAACTGGGTGAACAGTACGGGTATCGAAACGCACAAGCCACCGTCATCGCGCCAACCGGCACAATCGGCTTAGTCATGGATTGCGATACCACCGGAATCGAACCCGATTTCGCCCTGGTCAAATTCAAGAAACTGGCCGGGGGTGGCTACTTTAAAATCATCAATCAAAGCCTTCCTCCGGCTTTACGGCATCTGGGATACAGCTCAAGCCAGATTCAAGATATCATCACCTATGCGACGGGGACCCGAACTCTTAAACAAGCTCCATTTATCAACCATGACACGTTGCTGGCCAAGGGATTCGACCGCGAGGTGCTGGAACGCATGGAGGCCACGCTGGACGGAGCCTTTGATATTCACTTCGCGTTTAACAAATGGACCCTCACCGAGGAATTCTGTCGTGAAAAATTAGGTCTGACTGAATCTCAACTTCAGAGTCCTCAATTAAATATTCTCAAAATTCTCGGATTCACTCAGGAAGAAATTCTTGCGGCAACGGACTTTTGCTGTGGCACCATGACCGTTGAAGGCGCTCCACATCTCAAACCGGAACATCTGCCAATTTTTGATTGTGCCAACCGGTGCGGGCGCATAGGACAACGATTTATTTCTCCACCGGCCCATATCCGGATGATGGCAGCCGCTCAGCCATTCATCAGCGGGGCCATTAGCAAAACCATCAATATGCCGGCCGAGGCGTCCGTGGAATCGGTTAAGGAGGCTTATATGCTGTCCTGGACTTCCATGGTCAAAGCCGTAGCCCTGTATCGGGACGGGTCGAAACTCAGCCAACCGCTGAATACCGTCAGCGAATGGGGCGATTTATCTGCCTCAAATGAGCAAATTGCCTCCGTGGCGAAACAGGCCGCTTCCCGCGTATTGGTCCGTTACCTGGCGAAACGCCGTCCCCTCCCAACCCGTCGAGGCGGTTATACCCAAAAGGCCATTGTCGGGGGCCACAAAATCTATCTCCGAACCGGCGAATATGAAGACGGCACCCTGGGCGAAATTTTCCTGGATATGCATAAAGAGGGAGCCGCCTTTCGAAGCTTGATGAACTGTTTCGCTATTGCGATTTCTCTTGGATTCCAACATGGCGTCCCTCTTGAAGAATATGTGGACGCATTTGTGTTCACTCGATTTGAGCCAAACGGGCCGGTCAAGCTCAACGACCACATCAAAATGTCGACCTCGATCATCGACTACATTTTCCGTGAACTGGCGATCACCTATCTGGACCGTCACGACCTGGAACAGGTGGCTCCCGAAGATCTTCGAGTGGATGCCCTCAAAAAAGAAACGGATATGCCGGATGAAGGCGAAGAGGGTTTAGTGGACCCACGCTCACTCAGTTCGACTTCAATTAGTCCCGAAGTATTCCCTTCTCGAAAATCGGTGGGCAACGGAGTTGGGAAAAACGGAGAACATGGGAAAGTCGCCAGAAAAGTGGAAATGAAGCGCGAGACCCTGACCATCACGGAAGTACAAGAGGCCCGGCAAAAAGGCTATGAAGGCGATCCATGCCCGGAATGTAAACAATTCAAAATGGTGAGGAACGGGACCTGTTTAAAGTGCGATAACTGCGGATCAACCAACGGGTGTTCCTAG
- a CDS encoding SUMF1/EgtB/PvdO family nonheme iron enzyme produces MTRTWFWGIVGILFIINGLSQPAWSQESKPGEAPEQDDGPPGSMVPIPEGDFLMGDNDGSRNERPEHTVWLDAYFIDRYEVSMAEYQKLLDTDYSIEPPPLWDDGIATGEFGIRPAVGISWNDAKRYCEWVEKRLPTEAEWEKAARGTDGRRYPWGHMQPFVDIANYNQGTTGWVSYKLTLSPVTSGTKGMSIRHGLKQGGKSAYGLYNMAGNAAEWVNDWYDRFYYEESPKKNPQGPEEGDYKVLRGGSWEDQPVNLRVTARSKGEVDFQDLTTGFRCAKDTK; encoded by the coding sequence ATGACGCGTACATGGTTTTGGGGAATTGTTGGAATCCTTTTCATCATAAATGGTCTGAGCCAGCCTGCCTGGTCTCAAGAGTCCAAACCAGGAGAGGCTCCAGAGCAGGATGATGGCCCGCCGGGTTCAATGGTGCCCATTCCTGAAGGGGATTTTCTCATGGGAGATAATGACGGCTCTCGAAACGAGCGACCGGAACATACGGTTTGGCTGGATGCCTATTTTATCGATCGGTACGAAGTGAGCATGGCGGAATACCAGAAATTATTGGATACCGATTATAGTATTGAACCTCCGCCGCTGTGGGATGATGGTATTGCCACGGGAGAATTTGGGATCAGACCGGCTGTGGGAATTTCCTGGAACGATGCCAAACGGTATTGTGAATGGGTGGAAAAACGTTTGCCGACAGAAGCCGAATGGGAAAAAGCCGCCCGTGGCACGGATGGGCGAAGGTATCCATGGGGTCACATGCAGCCCTTTGTGGATATTGCTAACTATAACCAGGGGACGACGGGGTGGGTGAGTTATAAACTGACCCTTTCGCCGGTCACGAGTGGGACCAAGGGCATGAGTATTCGTCATGGCTTAAAACAGGGCGGAAAAAGCGCCTATGGCTTGTATAATATGGCAGGGAATGCTGCCGAATGGGTCAATGATTGGTATGACCGTTTTTATTATGAAGAGAGTCCCAAGAAGAATCCTCAAGGGCCGGAGGAAGGCGATTATAAAGTATTACGCGGGGGCTCGTGGGAGGACCAGCCTGTAAACTTACGGGTAACCGCCCGCTCAAAAGGGGAAGTTGATTTTCAGGACCTAACAACCGGATTTCGTTGTGCCAAGGATACGAAGTGA
- a CDS encoding DnaJ domain-containing protein, producing MIDGLNYYQILGIPEDALLKEVQSAWRKFVKENHEDVVPQAERQAAKERMFRINEAYAVLSHEEKRADYDNGYMLNGGSKNELVRSRVRRAKEILLRDRSLITREEMKLIESIIDYLDKNTQEACFVWMTDILCERPEMARHVVTSAFDEQLLGANSQLLNTLLEKAPYAMTWEKIYLYGEEILGVAGKENKERNYNQLARILCHRLDLAKHFVYPSFQEQASGCESCLLPTLLKVAPKEITQDHFNDYIDTVHSMRWIVYGQLRNYNEQAVAWILKARPDLVRKPEEKPAPKELPLPLRS from the coding sequence ATGATTGACGGATTGAACTATTACCAAATTCTGGGGATTCCTGAAGATGCACTCCTGAAGGAAGTGCAGAGCGCATGGCGGAAATTTGTCAAAGAAAATCATGAGGATGTCGTCCCACAAGCGGAACGACAGGCCGCCAAGGAAAGGATGTTCAGGATCAACGAAGCCTATGCCGTGCTCAGTCACGAAGAAAAGCGGGCTGATTACGATAATGGGTATATGCTGAATGGCGGGTCAAAAAATGAACTCGTGAGAAGTCGGGTCAGAAGAGCCAAAGAGATCCTTCTCAGGGATAGATCGCTCATTACCAGAGAAGAGATGAAACTCATCGAATCTATCATTGATTATCTTGATAAAAACACCCAGGAAGCGTGTTTTGTCTGGATGACCGATATCTTATGTGAACGTCCTGAAATGGCTAGACATGTAGTAACGTCCGCGTTTGATGAGCAACTGTTAGGAGCCAACAGCCAATTACTCAATACGCTTCTAGAAAAAGCGCCGTACGCAATGACCTGGGAAAAGATCTATCTCTATGGGGAAGAAATCCTTGGGGTTGCCGGGAAGGAGAACAAAGAAAGAAATTACAACCAACTCGCGCGCATCTTGTGTCACCGGCTTGATTTAGCCAAACATTTTGTATACCCCTCATTCCAGGAGCAAGCTTCCGGTTGTGAAAGCTGCCTGCTGCCAACCTTATTAAAAGTGGCCCCAAAAGAAATTACCCAGGACCATTTTAATGATTACATTGATACCGTTCACAGCATGCGGTGGATCGTGTACGGCCAGCTCAGAAACTATAACGAGCAGGCGGTTGCCTGGATACTGAAGGCCAGACCGGATCTGGTCAGAAAGCCTGAAGAGAAACCCGCACCGAAAGAGCTGCCACTTCCCTTGCGGTCATGA
- a CDS encoding cupin domain-containing protein → MKSHPIIDRSTVSKNWHARGFSCGVWIDHSGREWRAVTQDMEEIFMAMSGELELEIAGERVHPSVGEEIHIPGGAPYTIRNIGGTTARWLYGQKRVPSTPIQSVESLRDLIQTPR, encoded by the coding sequence ATGAAAAGCCACCCCATCATTGATCGCTCAACCGTTTCGAAGAATTGGCATGCTCGTGGATTTTCCTGTGGGGTGTGGATTGATCATTCCGGACGAGAATGGAGAGCCGTCACGCAGGATATGGAAGAAATTTTTATGGCAATGTCAGGAGAATTGGAATTGGAGATAGCGGGAGAGCGGGTTCACCCATCCGTGGGAGAAGAAATTCATATTCCAGGCGGTGCACCCTATACCATTCGGAATATTGGAGGAACAACCGCTCGTTGGCTCTATGGGCAAAAACGAGTCCCTTCCACTCCAATTCAATCGGTTGAGTCACTTCGCGATCTCATCCAAACCCCACGGTAA
- a CDS encoding TrkH family potassium uptake protein, with the protein MASAALGLILFGACLLMLPIATHPGVHISFLDALFTATSAVCVTGLIVMDTPQDFTLFGQGVILGLIQIGGLGYALMATMILLILGRRLGLRDRMMLSESMNTMDLQGLVRFVKLVAIITFGLESLGAVLLTLRFAVDFPWWTAAYYGIFHAISAFNNAGFALFSDSFKTFQTDWTINGIITILVIFGSIGFFVFEDILGNIRGQRFRLQTHTKLVLVTTALLIVGGTIGITILEWNNPSTFQSASIGKKLTISYFHSVSRTAGFTSMDIIDMRDATLYFLLLLMAIGGSPGSMAGGLKTTTAAIVFLTILSMLRRDKDVEIFNRRIPQDLITRALCFTILAFVMITGMTLLLDSTESQPFLFLMFEVTSAMGIVGMSLGNGEALSLSALFTDFGKVMIMLSMLLGRFGPLMIGLFAIKTIVSKPYRYAKARVIIG; encoded by the coding sequence GTGGCATCTGCTGCCCTCGGACTCATTCTCTTCGGTGCCTGCCTGCTCATGCTTCCTATCGCCACTCATCCAGGAGTTCACATCTCCTTCCTTGATGCGCTCTTTACCGCAACCTCCGCCGTCTGCGTCACGGGTCTCATCGTCATGGATACCCCACAGGATTTCACCCTGTTCGGGCAAGGAGTAATTCTCGGGTTGATTCAGATTGGAGGATTAGGGTACGCGTTGATGGCCACAATGATTTTACTCATATTGGGGCGTCGCCTTGGGTTACGAGACAGGATGATGCTCAGCGAATCGATGAATACCATGGATTTACAGGGATTAGTCCGGTTCGTGAAACTGGTAGCCATTATTACCTTTGGATTGGAGAGCCTAGGTGCGGTGTTGCTCACGCTTCGCTTTGCCGTCGACTTTCCGTGGTGGACAGCCGCCTATTACGGAATATTCCATGCCATTTCGGCATTTAACAATGCAGGGTTTGCCCTTTTTTCTGATAGCTTTAAAACATTTCAAACAGACTGGACCATCAATGGAATCATCACCATTTTGGTGATCTTTGGAAGCATCGGGTTTTTTGTCTTTGAAGATATTCTCGGCAATATTCGTGGGCAACGTTTTCGTTTACAGACACACACCAAATTGGTATTAGTAACCACCGCCCTGCTTATCGTGGGTGGAACAATAGGGATTACCATATTGGAGTGGAACAATCCCTCCACATTCCAATCCGCCTCCATCGGAAAAAAGCTGACGATTTCCTACTTTCACTCAGTTTCCCGTACTGCAGGATTTACATCGATGGACATCATCGACATGCGGGATGCCACACTCTATTTTCTGTTATTACTGATGGCCATCGGAGGATCACCCGGCAGTATGGCAGGAGGCCTCAAAACAACCACTGCCGCCATCGTCTTTCTGACCATCTTAAGCATGCTGCGTCGAGATAAAGACGTCGAAATCTTTAACCGGCGAATCCCCCAGGATCTCATTACTCGGGCTCTTTGCTTCACCATCCTTGCTTTTGTCATGATTACCGGCATGACCCTTCTGCTGGATTCTACCGAGTCGCAACCGTTTTTATTCCTGATGTTTGAGGTCACCTCGGCCATGGGCATTGTGGGCATGTCTTTAGGAAACGGCGAAGCACTCAGCTTATCGGCACTCTTTACCGATTTTGGGAAAGTCATGATTATGCTATCCATGCTCTTGGGCCGGTTCGGCCCATTGATGATCGGATTATTTGCCATCAAGACCATCGTCAGTAAGCCCTATCGATATGCTAAGGCCCGAGTGATTATCGGGTAA
- the mtaB gene encoding tRNA (N(6)-L-threonylcarbamoyladenosine(37)-C(2))-methylthiotransferase MtaB: protein MNSEDFQQPQPRVTFYTLGCRLNQAETAVLKDGFQQSGFLPVEFGQETDVFVINTCTVTEGAEVDCRRIVRQVLRHSPHAFVAVTGCYAQTGLEVLRRMADIDLIVGNQFKMQLPEIIPPFSQLKKQPVPLVHHGRIDPENFLIEGVGAYTTTRANVKIQDGCQFMCSFCLIPFARGRERSRFLEDAVREAEELVERGHRELVLTGVNIGQYRDGAADLLVLLHRFEAIKGLERIRISSIEPTTVPESLLDYMSSSTKLCRYLHVPLQSGDDRILEAMNRRYSVREYSEAMESALKRIPDLCFGTDVLVGFPGEGSREFSNTEAVIRDLPFAYLHVFSYSPRPGTASTKLPHAVSPITTKERSRRLRELSDHKRMAFQQRFIGRRVSVLFEAAEAEGYWPGLTDNYIRVAVRSPHPLRNTIQPVVVTGIMSGTTLGLLEPSSEFSPTAKDLYSVSSLVSVS from the coding sequence ATGAATTCTGAGGATTTCCAACAACCCCAACCACGGGTGACGTTCTATACGTTAGGGTGTCGACTCAATCAGGCTGAAACGGCTGTCCTTAAGGACGGGTTTCAGCAAAGCGGGTTTCTCCCGGTTGAATTTGGTCAGGAAACGGATGTTTTTGTGATCAATACCTGCACTGTCACGGAAGGGGCCGAGGTCGATTGCCGACGAATCGTTCGCCAGGTCCTCCGTCATTCGCCCCACGCCTTTGTGGCGGTCACCGGGTGTTATGCTCAGACCGGACTTGAAGTGCTCCGCCGCATGGCCGATATTGACCTCATTGTCGGCAATCAATTCAAAATGCAGCTGCCTGAGATCATTCCACCATTTTCTCAGCTTAAAAAACAGCCTGTGCCACTGGTGCATCATGGGCGGATTGATCCTGAGAATTTTTTGATAGAAGGCGTAGGAGCCTATACCACGACTCGCGCAAATGTGAAAATTCAGGACGGGTGTCAATTTATGTGTTCGTTTTGCCTGATTCCCTTTGCCAGAGGCCGGGAGCGGAGTCGGTTTCTGGAGGATGCGGTTCGTGAGGCCGAGGAATTGGTGGAAAGAGGGCATCGTGAGTTAGTGCTGACGGGAGTGAACATCGGACAATATCGGGATGGAGCTGCCGACCTCTTGGTGCTCCTTCATCGATTTGAGGCCATTAAAGGCCTGGAGCGGATCCGTATTTCCTCAATTGAACCCACGACAGTTCCTGAGAGTCTTCTGGACTATATGAGCAGTTCCACCAAGCTGTGCCGGTATTTGCATGTGCCCTTACAGAGCGGAGATGATCGTATACTGGAGGCCATGAATCGGCGATATTCGGTGCGAGAGTATTCGGAAGCAATGGAATCTGCTCTGAAGCGGATTCCAGATCTGTGCTTTGGAACGGATGTGCTGGTGGGGTTTCCTGGGGAGGGCTCACGAGAATTTTCGAATACGGAAGCGGTGATCCGGGATCTTCCTTTTGCGTATTTGCATGTGTTTAGCTACTCGCCCAGGCCAGGGACCGCCTCGACCAAGTTGCCACATGCCGTGTCTCCAATAACGACAAAAGAGCGGAGTCGGAGATTGCGGGAATTATCCGATCACAAGCGAATGGCTTTCCAACAGCGGTTTATAGGGCGACGAGTCTCGGTGTTATTTGAAGCAGCCGAAGCCGAGGGCTATTGGCCGGGGCTGACGGATAATTATATTCGAGTGGCCGTTCGTTCTCCACATCCGCTACGTAATACCATTCAACCGGTTGTCGTAACCGGCATCATGTCGGGTACGACGTTGGGATTGCTGGAGCCATCCTCTGAGTTCTCTCCCACGGCAAAGGATCTGTATTCTGTTTCTTCACTCGTGAGCGTTTCATAG
- the miaB gene encoding tRNA (N6-isopentenyl adenosine(37)-C2)-methylthiotransferase MiaB: MSGPSLLIPTSLKARTHLPDKGRYQVYMETFGCQMNEYDSEIVRSLLKTRGFQFTPYDDEADVILFNTCAIRENAHNRVYGHLARYTNKKQERGLVIGVLGCMAQNLKQELMDTRSFIDVLVGPDGYRQLPDLLMDALEHRKRGLAVDLSEYETYAHIVPDRPVGINGWIAVMRGCDNFCSFCVVPYTRGRERSRDPEGIIQEAHQLVSQGVRQITLLGQNVNSYRSGEWDFARLLIAVGDVPGIQRVRFMSPHPKDFPPALLEAVAEHPAICKTIHLPLQSANDRILERMGRGYTQREYRKLVEAIRKKGPLVLTTDLICGFCGETDEEFQETYRLIQEVGYQAAFVFKYSERKHTIAARKFVDDVPEQVKGARTNQIVELQKEISLSKNKELIGTKVEVMLEGHSKKSDLQWMGHSDHNVTVVWPKDNEVRQPGDLVHVLVSDASPSTLYGHAQS; this comes from the coding sequence GTGAGCGGACCCTCTTTACTGATCCCTACCAGCTTGAAGGCTCGGACCCATTTGCCTGATAAAGGGCGCTATCAGGTGTATATGGAGACCTTCGGGTGTCAGATGAATGAATATGATTCGGAAATCGTTCGTTCTCTGTTAAAAACCCGGGGATTTCAATTTACTCCGTATGATGATGAAGCCGATGTTATTTTGTTTAACACCTGTGCCATTCGAGAGAATGCCCATAATCGCGTGTATGGCCATTTGGCCCGGTATACCAATAAAAAACAGGAACGAGGCTTAGTTATCGGGGTATTAGGCTGTATGGCTCAGAATCTGAAACAAGAGCTGATGGATACGCGCTCATTCATTGATGTGCTCGTCGGGCCAGATGGATACCGACAACTGCCCGATCTTCTCATGGATGCGTTGGAGCATCGCAAACGAGGGTTGGCCGTTGATCTGTCTGAATACGAAACGTATGCCCATATCGTTCCGGATCGGCCGGTTGGAATTAATGGGTGGATTGCGGTCATGCGGGGCTGTGATAATTTTTGCTCTTTTTGCGTGGTGCCGTATACGCGAGGACGAGAACGTTCCCGAGATCCGGAGGGGATTATTCAGGAAGCCCATCAATTGGTCAGTCAGGGAGTTCGGCAAATCACCTTATTGGGACAAAATGTCAATTCCTACCGGTCGGGAGAGTGGGATTTTGCCCGATTGTTAATAGCGGTTGGGGATGTTCCTGGGATTCAGCGTGTGCGGTTTATGTCTCCCCATCCCAAAGATTTTCCGCCAGCCCTGCTTGAAGCCGTTGCGGAACATCCCGCCATCTGTAAAACCATCCATTTGCCCCTGCAATCGGCTAATGATCGAATTCTGGAACGCATGGGTCGGGGATACACTCAAAGAGAGTATCGTAAGCTGGTTGAGGCCATTCGAAAGAAAGGCCCTCTTGTTTTAACCACCGATCTCATTTGTGGATTTTGTGGAGAAACCGATGAGGAGTTCCAGGAGACCTATCGTCTTATCCAAGAGGTGGGATATCAGGCGGCATTCGTATTTAAATATTCTGAACGAAAGCACACGATTGCGGCCAGAAAATTTGTGGATGATGTCCCTGAGCAGGTGAAGGGGGCTCGGACGAATCAGATCGTCGAATTGCAAAAAGAAATTTCCCTTTCAAAAAACAAAGAACTCATCGGCACCAAGGTAGAAGTCATGCTGGAAGGGCATTCCAAAAAATCCGATCTGCAATGGATGGGGCATAGCGACCACAATGTGACGGTTGTCTGGCCCAAGGATAACGAAGTCCGCCAACCAGGAGACCTGGTGCACGTTCTGGTCAGTGATGCTTCGCCTTCCACCCTTTATGGTCATGCCCAATCCTGA